One Leucoraja erinacea ecotype New England chromosome 5, Leri_hhj_1, whole genome shotgun sequence DNA segment encodes these proteins:
- the lratd1 gene encoding protein LRATD1 has product MGGGQGWFPQRGCHICRAGESGIAPHSPWTDCAHGAALRTAAASGSGAAAAAATVAGAAAGRQVCSLSSQCVPQCMVSLMGNQIDRITHLNYSELPTGDPSGIEKDELRVGVAYFFSDDEDELDERAPPPEKIWREPGPPKDSTAAAVLLLGELEYSAFCCQECIFSKLGGSQDLSAYPVSALLPRCRAGDLLELVRGGGQPAHWVVYVGASRVIHLQGREIREEHLAQVSAGRAGRIVNTWYRYRALPPDLVVHNARGHVGLQGHEICWTNSESFAAWCRFGKREFKAGGEAGGDGRLQESRYLLKLHLPDSRVHTLNFPSLEDLIREKRRQDAGGKVGVLKELSVLNQK; this is encoded by the exons ATGGGAGGCGGGCAGGGGTGGTTCCCGCAGCGCGGCTGTCACATATGCAGAGCGGGCGAGAGCGGCATCGCGCCTCACTCACCTTGGACGGACTGCGCGCATGGAGCAGCGCTGAGAACCGCTGCAGCATCGGGGAGcggtgctgctgctgccgccgccaccgtTGCCGGTGCCGCCGCCGGGCGCCAG GTGTGTTCCCTGTCCTCGCAGTGCGTGCCCCAGTGCATGGTGTCATTGATGGGAAATCAAATCGATCGGATCACCCACCTGAACTACAGCGAGCTCCCCACCGGCGACCCCTCGGGCATCGAGAAGGACGAGCTGAGGGTGGGGGTGGCCTACTTCTTCTCGGACGATGAGGACGAGCTGGACGAGAGGGCCCCGCCGCCCGAGAAGATCTGGCGGGAGCCGGGGCCGCCGAAGGACAGCACGGCGGCGGCGGTGCTGCTGCTGGGTGAGCTGGAGTACTCGGCCTTCTGCTGCCAGGAGTGCATCTTCTCCAAGCTGGGCGGCAGCCAGGACCTGAGCGCCTACCCGGTCAGCGCCCTGCTGCCCAGGTGCCGGGCTGGGGACCTGCTGGAGCTGGTGCGAGGAGGTGGGCAGCCGGCCCACTGGGTGGTGTATGTGGGTGCCAGCCGGGTCATCCACCTGCAAGGGAGGGAGATCCGAGAGGAGCACCTGGCACAGGTGAGCGCAGGGCGGGCGGGCCGCATCGTCAACACCTGGTACCGCTACCGGGCGCTGCCGCCCGACCTGGTGGTGCACAACGCCCGGGGCCATGTGGGGCTGCAGGGCCATGAGATCTGCTGGACCAACTCGGAGAGCTTCGCCGCCTGGTGCCGCTTCGGCAAGCGGGAGTTCAAGGCTGGCGGCGAGGCTGGGGGCGACGGGCGGCTGCAGGAGAGCCGCTACCTGCTCAAGCTGCACCTGCCCGACAGCAGGGTGCACACGCTCAACTTCCCCAGCCTGGAGGACCTGATCAGGGAGAAGCGGCGGCAGGACGCCGGCGGCAAGGTGGGAGTGTTGAAGGAGCTGTCTGTGCTGAACCAAAAATAG